The Nitrogeniibacter aestuarii genome has a window encoding:
- the cobD gene encoding threonine-phosphate decarboxylase CobD gives MLEHGGNLVQAMAQYGHRRADWVDLSTGISPHGYAVPPIPPARWHRLPEDDDALIKAASAFYGSDALLPVAGSQAAIQTLPAIVGGRDVGILWPTYNEHERAWQRHAPVKVSTTTLCSASERLDTLVVVNPNNPTGERISRDTLIHCHARLAERGGTLIIDEAFADTDPGDSLADLAGRPGLVVLRSLGKFFGLAGARTGFVLGPDSVRAALAERLGPWCISGPAQFAATTALLDIDWQDNARQRLLDESTRLDTLLMAHGAPARAGCALFRWIPTPDARRWQEHFARTAIWVRAFDMPTALRIGLPADNTGWARLDAALAAGTRDGLRLTNEN, from the coding sequence ATGCTTGAACATGGTGGCAATCTCGTGCAGGCGATGGCGCAATACGGCCATCGCCGCGCCGACTGGGTGGATCTGTCCACCGGCATCAGCCCGCACGGATACGCCGTCCCCCCGATTCCGCCCGCGCGCTGGCACCGCTTGCCGGAGGATGACGACGCCCTGATCAAGGCGGCAAGCGCGTTCTACGGGAGCGACGCTCTGCTGCCCGTGGCAGGCAGTCAGGCGGCCATCCAGACGCTGCCGGCCATCGTCGGCGGACGCGATGTGGGCATCCTCTGGCCCACCTACAACGAACATGAACGCGCCTGGCAACGACATGCCCCGGTGAAAGTCAGCACAACCACCTTGTGCTCAGCATCGGAGCGCCTCGACACGCTGGTGGTGGTCAATCCGAACAACCCCACGGGGGAACGCATCAGCCGCGACACCCTCATCCACTGCCATGCGCGTCTGGCCGAACGCGGCGGCACGCTCATCATCGACGAAGCCTTCGCCGACACCGATCCGGGCGACAGCCTGGCGGACCTGGCCGGCCGCCCTGGCCTGGTCGTGCTGCGGTCACTGGGTAAGTTCTTCGGCCTCGCCGGCGCCCGCACCGGTTTCGTACTCGGCCCTGACAGCGTTCGCGCCGCACTGGCAGAACGACTGGGGCCCTGGTGCATCAGCGGGCCCGCCCAGTTCGCGGCCACCACGGCCCTGCTCGACATCGACTGGCAGGACAACGCCCGACAACGCCTGCTGGACGAGTCGACCCGACTCGATACGCTGCTCATGGCCCATGGCGCTCCGGCACGGGCGGGTTGCGCCCTGTTCCGCTGGATTCCCACTCCCGACGCGCGCCGCTGGCAGGAGCATTTTGCCCGCACGGCCATCTGGGTGCGTGCGTTCGACATGCCGACCGCCCTGCGTATCGGCCTGCCGGCCGACAACACGGGCTGGGCGCGCCTGGACGCCGCACTGGCTGCCGGGACTCGCGACGGCCTCCGCCTCACCAACGAGAATTGA
- a CDS encoding cobyric acid synthase, protein MVQGTTSDAGKTTLVAGLARLMARKGVRIAPFKPQNMALNSAVTPDGREIGRAQALQAMAAGVPLSTDFNPVLLKPSSDIGAQVIIHGKAISTLSAKDYHDYKPTAMAAVMESWARLTATYDMVLVEGAGSPAEINLRDRDIANMGFAEAADCPVILVADIDKGGVFAHLVGTLELLSPSEQARIQGFVINRFRGDIALLEPGLEWLEARTGKPVIGVLPYLHGLFLDAEDALASAELDKSESAIKVIAPAFPRISNHTDLDPMRLHPQVDFQWVGPGQSMPAADLIVLPGSKSVQADLAWLRDQGWEAAIARHLRYGGKLVGICGGFQMLGAQLHDELGLEGAPGSLKGLGWLPMETRLAPEKQLKHVRGRLTFGAEAPVSGYEIHMGVSTGLALERPAVMFDDCRGDGAISEDGQVLGTYAHGLFDTPEALGALLEWAGLAGAERVDAAARREADLERLADTLANHLDMRRLARCFDSSQHETLYELLA, encoded by the coding sequence ATGGTTCAGGGAACGACCTCCGACGCAGGCAAGACCACCCTGGTGGCGGGCCTGGCGCGGCTCATGGCGCGCAAGGGCGTGCGCATCGCGCCCTTCAAGCCGCAGAACATGGCACTGAATTCAGCCGTCACGCCGGATGGCCGCGAGATCGGCCGCGCTCAGGCCCTGCAGGCGATGGCGGCTGGAGTGCCGCTGTCCACCGATTTCAACCCGGTGTTGCTCAAGCCGTCTTCCGACATCGGCGCGCAGGTCATCATCCACGGCAAGGCCATCTCCACCCTGAGCGCGAAGGACTACCACGACTACAAGCCCACCGCGATGGCGGCGGTGATGGAAAGCTGGGCGCGCCTGACCGCCACCTACGACATGGTGCTGGTGGAGGGGGCGGGCAGCCCGGCCGAAATCAATCTGCGTGACCGCGACATTGCCAACATGGGTTTTGCCGAGGCGGCCGACTGTCCGGTCATCCTGGTGGCGGACATCGACAAGGGCGGTGTCTTCGCTCACCTGGTCGGCACCCTCGAGTTGCTGTCGCCATCCGAGCAGGCACGGATTCAGGGATTCGTGATCAATCGTTTCCGTGGCGACATCGCCTTGCTCGAACCCGGGCTCGAATGGCTCGAAGCCCGGACCGGCAAGCCGGTGATCGGGGTGTTGCCCTACCTGCACGGCCTCTTTCTTGACGCCGAAGATGCGTTGGCCAGCGCCGAACTCGACAAGTCGGAAAGCGCCATCAAGGTTATCGCGCCTGCATTCCCGCGAATTTCCAATCACACCGATCTGGACCCGATGCGTCTGCACCCGCAGGTCGATTTTCAGTGGGTCGGCCCCGGGCAGTCGATGCCGGCCGCCGATCTCATCGTGCTACCGGGTTCCAAGAGTGTGCAGGCGGATCTGGCCTGGCTGCGCGATCAGGGCTGGGAGGCCGCGATTGCGCGCCATCTGCGTTACGGCGGCAAGCTGGTCGGTATCTGCGGCGGTTTTCAGATGCTCGGGGCGCAGTTGCATGACGAACTCGGGCTTGAGGGCGCGCCGGGCAGCTTGAAGGGCCTGGGCTGGTTGCCGATGGAGACGCGCCTGGCGCCCGAAAAGCAATTGAAACATGTCCGCGGTCGCCTGACGTTTGGCGCTGAAGCGCCCGTCAGCGGTTACGAGATCCACATGGGGGTGAGCACCGGGCTGGCCCTGGAGCGGCCGGCCGTCATGTTTGACGACTGTCGGGGTGACGGGGCGATCAGCGAGGACGGGCAGGTGCTCGGCACCTACGCACACGGGCTGTTCGATACGCCGGAAGCACTCGGGGCATTGCTCGAATGGGCGGGCTTGGCGGGCGCCGAGCGGGTCGACGCTGCCGCTCGTCGGGAGGCCGATCTCGAGCGGCTGGCCGATACGCTGGCGAATCATCTGGACATGCGCAGGCTTGCCCGGTGTTTTGATTCGTCACAGCATGAAACACTGTATGAATTACTCGCTTGA
- a CDS encoding cobalamin-binding protein, protein MTLFRRGLALIAAAITAIPAFATIDLTDDMGTPVHLDAPARRIVSLAPHVTELIYAAGAGEALVGVVDYSDYPPEASRLPSVGSYTRADLEAIVALKPDLVIGWRSGNPPVQIDRLRALGIPVFVNESRDLGAVARTLRRIGTMAGTETAANAAADAFEAREAALRDRYASLAPVSVFYQIWNKPLMTINGEHLISAVIRLCGGRNVFDSEDLLAPKIGEESVLVANPESIVASGMGEARPEWLDTWRRWPQLRAVQQDNLFFIPPELIQRHTPRILDGATRLCEQLDQARQRRAP, encoded by the coding sequence ATGACCCTGTTCCGCCGCGGCCTTGCCCTGATCGCCGCTGCCATCACGGCAATCCCTGCCTTCGCCACCATCGATCTGACCGACGATATGGGCACTCCGGTGCATCTGGACGCACCAGCCCGTCGCATCGTCTCCCTCGCACCGCACGTCACCGAGCTCATCTATGCGGCCGGTGCCGGTGAAGCGCTGGTGGGCGTGGTGGACTACAGCGACTACCCCCCCGAGGCAAGTCGCCTGCCGAGCGTAGGCAGTTACACCCGCGCGGATCTGGAAGCCATCGTGGCCCTGAAGCCGGATCTGGTCATTGGCTGGCGCAGTGGCAATCCCCCCGTCCAGATCGACCGGCTCCGCGCACTGGGCATCCCGGTTTTCGTGAATGAATCGAGAGACTTGGGAGCCGTCGCCCGCACCCTGCGACGCATCGGCACCATGGCCGGCACTGAAACGGCGGCAAACGCCGCGGCTGACGCCTTTGAAGCACGCGAAGCCGCGTTGCGTGACCGCTACGCCTCGCTGGCGCCAGTGAGCGTCTTCTACCAGATCTGGAACAAGCCGCTCATGACCATCAATGGTGAGCACCTCATTTCCGCCGTGATCCGTCTATGCGGCGGTCGGAACGTGTTCGATTCCGAGGATCTGCTGGCCCCTAAAATCGGCGAGGAATCGGTGCTTGTCGCCAACCCGGAGTCCATCGTCGCCAGCGGCATGGGTGAAGCACGGCCGGAATGGCTCGACACCTGGCGGCGCTGGCCCCAGCTCAGGGCCGTCCAGCAGGACAACCTGTTCTTCATCCCGCCGGAACTGATCCAGCGCCACACGCCGCGCATCCTCGACGGCGCCACCCGCCTGTGCGAGCAACTCGACCAGGCGCGCCAGCGAAGAGCACCATGA
- a CDS encoding efflux transporter outer membrane subunit — protein sequence MPPARTSARLASLTAAFLLVGCASVGPDYQRPTMAVPGAWQGHAPAQAPDVLAHWWQLTGDEQLIALVDAALAGSPTLAAAEARLRAARAQWRAAGADLGPTIEASGGASRSRGSRETGSSGEARSLYQAGFDARWEADLFGANRRALEAAEASAEVSRYSLADVQASLVAEVVSNYVLYRSTGQRLSIARTNLEAQSETLQITDWRVQAGLSASLALEQARANRAQTAAQIPALETTLAGYANALAVLCGQAPGALTEALSVDRPMPSIPAQVALGIPADLLRQRADLREAERTLAAATARIGAAQAQRYPSVTLSGSLGFEALSFGALGGAESLTRSLAASIAATLFDGGRLVAQVDLQRANRDEALENYRQAVLVALQDVEDALVAVRNGERRVELLAVAAESARNAALLARHQFDAGVADYETVLDTERTRLSAEDSHASARAELATARIQLIKALGGGWVPDAWADPADDDMAGQIS from the coding sequence ATGCCCCCCGCCCGTACATCTGCTCGCCTTGCCTCCCTGACCGCCGCATTCCTGCTCGTGGGCTGCGCTTCCGTCGGACCCGACTATCAACGCCCGACGATGGCGGTGCCGGGTGCATGGCAAGGGCATGCACCGGCGCAGGCGCCCGATGTCCTTGCCCATTGGTGGCAGCTCACCGGCGATGAGCAACTGATTGCCTTGGTGGACGCCGCGCTGGCTGGTAGCCCTACGCTGGCGGCAGCCGAAGCTCGCTTGCGCGCGGCCCGCGCCCAGTGGCGTGCCGCGGGTGCGGATCTGGGGCCGACCATCGAGGCCTCCGGCGGCGCGAGCCGCTCACGAGGCAGCCGCGAGACCGGCAGTTCCGGTGAGGCGCGCTCCCTCTATCAGGCGGGTTTCGATGCGCGCTGGGAGGCCGACCTGTTCGGCGCCAATCGACGTGCGCTGGAGGCTGCCGAGGCCTCGGCCGAGGTCAGCCGCTATTCGTTGGCCGATGTGCAGGCCAGCCTGGTGGCCGAGGTGGTCAGCAACTATGTGCTCTACCGCAGCACCGGCCAGCGTCTGAGCATCGCGCGCACCAATCTCGAGGCCCAGAGCGAAACACTGCAGATTACCGACTGGCGCGTTCAGGCCGGCCTGTCCGCCTCGCTGGCGCTGGAACAGGCACGGGCCAACCGGGCACAGACCGCAGCACAGATTCCGGCCCTCGAAACCACGCTTGCAGGCTACGCCAATGCGCTGGCCGTGCTGTGTGGGCAGGCACCGGGCGCGCTGACTGAGGCATTGTCGGTGGATCGCCCCATGCCGAGCATTCCGGCTCAGGTTGCTCTCGGCATCCCCGCCGACCTGCTGCGCCAGCGCGCGGACCTGCGGGAGGCGGAGCGCACCCTGGCGGCGGCCACCGCCCGGATCGGTGCGGCACAGGCGCAGCGTTATCCGAGTGTCACGCTGAGCGGCTCGCTCGGTTTCGAGGCGTTGAGCTTTGGTGCTCTCGGCGGCGCCGAGTCGCTGACACGTTCGCTGGCGGCCAGCATTGCGGCCACCCTGTTCGACGGGGGGCGGCTGGTGGCACAGGTGGATCTGCAGCGCGCCAATCGCGACGAGGCGCTGGAAAACTATCGGCAGGCGGTGCTTGTCGCCCTGCAGGATGTGGAAGACGCGCTGGTGGCCGTGCGCAATGGCGAGCGCCGGGTGGAATTGCTGGCGGTGGCTGCGGAGTCTGCCCGCAACGCAGCCTTGCTGGCACGCCACCAGTTCGATGCCGGCGTCGCCGATTACGAAACCGTGCTCGATACCGAGCGCACCCGACTGAGTGCCGAAGACAGCCATGCCTCGGCAAGGGCGGAGCTGGCCACGGCACGCATTCAATTGATCAAGGCGCTTGGCGGCGGCTGGGTGCCGGACGCGTGGGCAGACCCGGCTGACGATGACATGGCAGGACAGATTTCATGA
- the cbiB gene encoding adenosylcobinamide-phosphate synthase CbiB, translating into MPHFTALTLALCAGVLLDRLLGEPRRFHPLVGFGRLAGGLERRLNPGAYPVATGLLAWSLAIVPIVGLVWLVRLPGGAWAWAIDTLALSLCIGARSLEEHARAVAAPLAAGDLTLAREKLGWIVSRDTAALNASEIASATTESVLENGHDAIFGALFWCLIGGAPAVVLFRLANTLDAMWGYRTPRFEHFGRFAARADDLLGYIPARLTALTYTVLGDSARAWRCWRTQAPVWKSPNAGPVMAAGAGALGVRLGGPAPYHGRIQSRPVLGDGASANADTPSQAIALVKRSTVWWCVISLMLGLLTLGISHA; encoded by the coding sequence ATGCCCCACTTCACCGCCCTCACCCTTGCCCTGTGCGCCGGCGTGCTGCTCGACCGACTCCTGGGCGAACCGCGTCGCTTTCATCCGCTGGTGGGTTTCGGACGTCTGGCGGGCGGGCTGGAGCGGCGACTCAACCCTGGCGCTTACCCGGTGGCCACCGGGCTACTGGCATGGTCACTGGCCATCGTGCCGATCGTCGGACTGGTGTGGCTGGTGCGCCTGCCGGGCGGCGCCTGGGCCTGGGCGATTGACACGCTGGCCCTCAGCCTGTGCATCGGCGCGCGCAGCCTGGAAGAACACGCCCGTGCCGTGGCCGCTCCGCTCGCCGCCGGCGATCTGACCCTGGCCCGCGAAAAACTGGGCTGGATCGTGTCGCGGGACACCGCCGCGCTCAACGCATCCGAGATCGCTTCGGCGACGACGGAGTCGGTCCTCGAGAACGGTCACGATGCCATCTTCGGCGCGCTGTTCTGGTGCCTGATCGGCGGCGCGCCCGCCGTCGTCCTGTTCCGGCTCGCCAACACCCTGGACGCCATGTGGGGTTACCGCACACCCCGCTTCGAACACTTCGGCCGGTTCGCCGCCCGCGCCGACGATCTCCTTGGCTACATCCCCGCCCGCCTGACGGCACTGACCTACACCGTGCTCGGCGACTCGGCGCGCGCCTGGCGCTGCTGGCGCACTCAGGCCCCCGTCTGGAAAAGCCCGAATGCAGGCCCTGTCATGGCGGCCGGGGCCGGTGCACTGGGCGTACGCCTGGGTGGCCCGGCACCGTATCATGGGCGGATTCAGTCTCGTCCGGTGCTCGGCGACGGCGCAAGCGCCAACGCGGACACACCCTCGCAGGCCATCGCACTGGTCAAGCGCAGCACCGTGTGGTGGTGCGTGATCAGCCTCATGCTCGGTCTGCTCACCTTGGGAATTTCACATGCTTGA
- a CDS encoding cell division protein ZapA, producing MDTLDITLLGKEYRVGCQPEEREALESAVRFLEERFIDLGAKTQASGEKLAVMTALNIAHEYLQFQRSGGFDMPGMKRRIESMSSRLDDVVAQQEKLF from the coding sequence ATGGACACACTGGACATCACCCTGCTGGGTAAGGAATACCGCGTTGGCTGCCAGCCGGAAGAGCGCGAGGCGCTCGAATCGGCGGTGCGTTTCCTTGAAGAACGTTTCATCGATCTGGGGGCCAAAACCCAGGCGTCGGGCGAAAAACTGGCCGTGATGACGGCGCTGAATATCGCTCATGAATACCTCCAGTTTCAGCGTTCCGGCGGGTTTGACATGCCGGGCATGAAGCGTAGAATCGAATCCATGAGTTCGCGACTGGATGACGTCGTGGCTCAGCAGGAAAAGCTGTTTTAG